The genome window AAAACGATGGGTATAACTTGTTCCTCAACAGTTCTTTGATCGAAGTCCACTTCGCAGGTGTAGGATAGGATAACGTTCGTGATATGGACAAGGGAGGTGTGGATTAAAGGCGGGGTGGAGTGGGGAATcatgggttggaggggtggaggggctcATGACAGGGGTAGGTGTAGGGAGGAGTGCCCATGGAGGTTCTCAACGACGCCAGCATCACTACATCTCGACGGTTACGGAATCCTTCTCTGGTGGTTACTGTACATGTGCTGCTATGACCACACCTGCCTGTCATGGAAGTTGTGAGCTACGCTTGTTCCCTAATATCGGACGACCCATCCCGGCTAGCGCCCATGGGCCGAGAAGCTTCAGACAGGGCGAGGGGTGTCGATGCAGACTGGAGGCACCTAGTCAGAATCCCATGGCGGTCGCACCAACTCCGAACATCAAAGAATGGCATGTTGAAACCTGCCCGCAATGGTACGCAGACCGAGGAgcacccaacccaacaatcAGATTGGGCATGTGGATGAACAGCTGTTGGGACTTGTGACATGTTGGATTGTCTGGTCTGAACACAGCTGATATGTTACTACTGTTCGGTGCCGAAGGTGTTGGAAGACTTCATGACGCAGAGGTATAAGTTGGGTTGCCAGAAAATGTAACCGCCTTTGGCTGTGGAGAGACGATCTCTGGCACGGCGCCGGGAGATTACTCTGCCGGCCGTGGCCCAGGTCGGGCGTCTGCCCGGCGCGAGTGCAAACCACGCATGTCGGAAGGGAGATGAAGGGATGCGGGCCGTACCTCGCTCTCACCATGTAGCTTGACTCCAAGTAAAGCTCACCTAGGTATCGATGCCAGTAGCCCAACGGCACCTAAACTGCAAACCATAGGATGTGGTCAACGGCTGAGAAGGACGGAGGGCGGGTAGTTTTTGTTCCCGTTCACCTGCAGCCAGACCCCTGATTATCTAAGCTCATGGAACATAGCTGTTGATTGGATGGCTTGGTCGGTGGGGTGCAACCCATGTTCGTGGTTTAGGGGACTTTTCAAATAATTCAACCTCCAACCATCCAAGATCCAATTTGTTCTTTATAAATCCCACTATCCTTCCAATCACTCGCTACCGATCATGTCTCTGCCGGGGACATACGGGATACCCTCACTCAGATGGTGCCTGCTATCAGCGACAACCTAAGCTGACTTCCtttctcggccttctccatcaTGGCCAACGTGATTCCCAGTCATCATAACCCCTACACGGCAAGGTGTGTCTTGCTATTCCTTGAGGCTGTCCAGAGTGTACCATGCACGTGGGTCACTGGGGTTGGCAGGCTCGCATGAATTCGGAGCTCGCCCTTTTtaagggaaaaaaagcaCCACACCTTCTAGAAGCGACCGGGGtggagtggtgggtggtaTCTTCTGCCACGCACCCGAACAGCTTGATCAAATGTGGACAGAAAACACCTCAACCATTTCGGCCAGCGATTCCATATTGAGAGGCATTAGCGAGCCTGACCGCTCCCTTCAACATGCGTTTAGATCTCAACCATGGAAGGCTGGTGGTGTCCATTGCCGTTCGTCAACCGAGGTGAAGCCTCTCACAGTTCTTTAGGTAAGCAACAAGCGGCATCAAGGCGCTCAGAGATCATTTCGATGAGCCACAAAACTCCCACACGGCAATCTCAGATATGGTCTCGATGCACATGATGGTTGAGAGCTGCGACCATGGAAGCAACCACCACGGCCTTGCGGGAAGCACTCACTGGTTACATCTAGGAGCAACCCGCCGGTTTGCCGCGATGCGACTGCGATGGCCGAGCCGAACCACACTTCTTCCAAAGCTGGTCCTCACCGGCTGATGTCCCTCTGTCCCGTGCTATCGTCGGCTACGTCCTACACACCTGTGATGGTTGCTCGGCCATGCAGCAGAATGCAATCGGAAGTAGACGGCAAAGCTACAGCAGCTTTCGGGTACACAACGCACATGCAGTTACTCATCTAGCCTCCATTGCGCATACGCAGTCCGACATGTCGACGACATTGCTTGGTTCATGCTGCTGAACACTTTTCAATGACGAGTTTCAAGCGTGAGGTTTGACTCGACACCAAAAATCACACGCATGACGATCTCTTCTGTAGCCATCAGCAGTTCGATAAGCCGAGGAGGTACAACTAACAGACTGCTTCAGAAATTGATGACGACGGAATTTTATGCCAGAAAGGAGACACATAACGGCCTTGCATAGTTGTAAGTGGATGATCGCCCGGTGCCAAGAGTTGGTCGGTCATGGCCGCATTTTGTGGTCAAGGGTCGATCCGGCCCGGTGTGTGTTgcacttctttttttttcctacATTTATCCCCGTTGGTGTCATGAGGAGTATACTGACTTCCTTTAGAAGAcaaaaccaccatcacccagccCTGCTTGCTACAGACACGGCCTGGGGCCAGCGTTCCGATACATGGTTGCTATCCTCGCGCCCCCCCTTGCAACGTACCGGACAACAATTCCCACCACGCCGGATGGACTCCAGTTCCCAACCTACCTCTCGGGTCTATCCAGGTTTTCCAGACTTTACCCGGTTTAGGAGGGGAGTCGACACAACGGCATGACATGGCATAGATCACACAAGAAAGTCGAACGGGAAcaactcccccccacccttccTGGCAGCCTCCTTTTCGAAATAGCGGCAAAAAAGAAGGGGCATGCTACCTGCATGCAACCGTTTCTGCCTGACCGGCCCTGGTATAAAACTCAAATCATCGTCATTCTTCCTTTACTTACCGACAAGAGAGCTTAACCTTTAACCAAAGAGGGCATAGGCAAGAAAGACGAACTTTGGGTGGTGGCTTCAGATATAGACGagacacccacacacacacacacacacaagcaGAGGAtcacaagaagaaggagactAGCCATCATCCGGCTACTCTCCCCGACAACCGATGATGCAAGCCTCGTCACAATCCCTCCGGAGTGAAGCCGACGCAAAAATACAAGAACCGTCCAGCCTATCCACATTGCTCGCTCGCAAAAGCTGTAAACGAGGCACGCCGGTGTTGAAACTAAGAGGAGAGAAGCAGCCGAGTGAAGCACTCCGCGGTGTGTATGCTCCGGTTCAAGTCTAGGAAGAGGACAGTCAGCCTACGCTACCCCAGGAAGAGGCAGGCCCAAAGCACATGAACCAGAAAAAAGTAGACCCTAACattgaaagaaaaaaacctgGATCTGAAACTGTTGAGATCCATCAGTTATGGCAGGTAAGAAGATAGATAGCACCACCATGGCTTACTACGTCAGGCGCTCGGtgcggaaaagaaaaaccaaGACCACCGGATTTTCCCAGGATTCTGACTTCGGaacaagaaaacaaaaatCGAAGACGCGTCAGAAAAATAACTTTCACTACTTAGGAAGGTAGGTACATGTTCGACGAAACAAGCTACAAGAGATGATAATTGCTATTTCATATATTTGCTCTGCTAAGAGAGCCAGCTAGTCGTTCGGGATATCGAATCCAGAACTATCTATTCCCCTGCAACTTTTCTCGTATTCTCCAAAACTGCCTTTTTGCCTCTTTGTAGGGATCATCTACTTTTGAGCCGTTTCCCATTTGCTTCTGGGAAAGAAAGAGCTAGCTTCCCGAAGCTTAACCgagcgagagagaaaaaaagaaacaggGGCTGTCTTTGCTCCCtgggaaaaaggggggataTCGTTATTATTTGCAAATTAGCAAAAAGGCAAAGTAGCGTGAAACTTTTTTGGCCATTACCCCCCAGGCGGACGAACGGACGGATGGACGGACGGGGGACCTTTTAGAGTAAACAATATTACTCAAAAATACGTTTGGGGCATGGAAGATGACATCTTCAAACCAAATACTTGCCCCCAGTTGGAACGATatccatcatcgtcatcaggAACTTCCTGAGCGAACTTCAAAAAGAGAGAGTCACGCCCCCTAGTGATCTAGCGTCTCCTCTTGTTAGGGCAATCCGCATTCTTATGCCCCAGCTTACCGCACCCATGACAAGTCATGTTTGCCAATGacgttttgggggaggagagcccaccaccgccagatATTGAGCTTAACCCCCCCGCGCCAGATATCGAGCTTAGCCTGTTGAGCTTgacctcctttttccttctctggCTGGCGAGTTCTTGGGCGCGTTTTTGCTCTTCCGCTTTTTTGGTCGAAAGGGTTGATGATCGGCCGCGTTTTCGGGAGGCGGAGTCGTTGGTGTTCTGTTGCCTGCCACGGGGTTGTTGTCGGTTCTTCGTGGTCTTTTTCTCGTCTGAGGAGGAATCGGAGTCGGAATCATCGGAGACTGAGCCGCTGTCAGAGTCAGAGTTGTCGGAACTGGAGCTCTCGTCGGATTTGATCTTGGGGGCCTGCTTCATGCATTGTCAGTTGTAGTATGGCAGGATGCGtcttgaaaaaaaaacatgcctcggccttcttcatgTTGAATCTCATCAACGGTGGGGCAGCACCCGCGCTTCCCTCCTCGAATGGGTTGTCGTCCTCGACACCAGAGTAAGCTATCCTTGATGAGCCATAGTCAATCTGCGCAAAGCCCACTTGCACAACATTCAACGGCTTCTTTGCCCCCTTTTTCACTCCTGTGTTCACACCCTCCAGAACCCAGTGGCTGTCACCCAACTCTGCGGCTCTCCTCTCCACAGCAGCGATTcgcttcttctcttcttcttcgatgGCGGCTTGGATGGCGGCTTGGTCGtagagggggggttgaggggccGCGGTAGAGGCGAAGGAAGGGGCGTGGGAGTATTTACGgcgtttggaggaggaggtgatgtcgttgtcgttgtcgttgtcgttgccgGCCGCTTTGGGGGTTGCGGGGGTCGGTGTGGTTGCGGAAACGGGAGTGGTTGGGGAGTTGTtattggcggcggcggagagggcaGCGCCGCGCTGCATGAACTTCATGGTCATGAGGCGTGAGGACATGGTTTTGGCGGCGGGGGCTTCTTtcatggggaggaggtattCATTTTGGGTGGATTTGGGGGGTGGCATAGTTGCGGTGTTGTGGGGTGTCAATACGCGACACACAGTCGTagggttggaggttgggatgTATATGGTCCGGAGGGAGTTGAGAATGAAAGTCTGGTTTAATGTTAAgaagagaggtggtggtggaatgTAGCTGTGTTAAAGTAGACAAATGTCCATTGCGTGTGAAGCTTGGGGGCGGCGGTCGCAATGCGATgttcaaaaaaaaagttgagGTAATGCATCTTAAGTCAGCTAGCCAAGCCTAGAAGTGGAACCCAAATACTTCGCAAGGCTAATCCTGCTTCTGATTCCAGGGTTAGGGGAATAGGAGCAGAAATCCGATGTTTAGCCGGAGCTGTTCCCGCACCACAGCGAGCTACACCTGGAGCTCCATCAACGTCAATTGACGCTTCCCTACTGGGCACAGGTTCCCAGAGCTGCTTCTCGCGACGGACCTTGCGaaccaaacaccacaaaccacaacctccacaaAATGTTCGCCTTACGGATGCGGGCGGTGGCCCAGGGCATGCCTCGCCAACTTTCGAAGCGGTCGTTTACTGCTACTGCCCGGCAATTGGAATCCACGACGGTGCCCACCAAGGGCGACGAGAAAGTACCCCAGGTCACCGGTGGCCCTGCGCCCACTACTGTCCAGCAGGCGCCCAACCGCACCGAGGTTTGGTCGCGCACCCAGAGACCCCGTGCTGATGCCATGACTGGCCCTCGTTTCGAGCAGACGGATCTTGAGAACCAGGTTGGTTGATACCCGAGCGTTGGActtggaagggggagaggcaTGATGTCAGGGAAATAAAGGAATGGGGGGAATGGATTGATACGGCAAAAGGAGGGGTGAACTAtgttgtttttgggaggATGCATGCTGAAACtatgtcttttttttagCCCCGCCCCTGGGCTGCTATCGAGCTCATCCACAAGGAGCCCGTCAGATGGACGCACGACCGGGTCGTTGCCTGcgacggtggcggtggtccTGCTGGACACCCCAAGGTTTACATCAACTTGGACAAGGCTGAGATTACGCCTTGCGGTTATTGCGGCCTTCCTTTTGTAAGTCTGACATGGGCGCCACAGGGCAAGGAGCTATGAAAGCTACGGGCAATCAGACTGATATCATAATCACAGGCCAACGAGCATCACAGAAAGCACCTTGAGTCTCTCCCACAGACATCTTATCCCCTGGCTTAAATGTAGACCAGAAAAGGGGACATGGCGGGGTGATGAGTTTGCGGGGTTGGTTGAGGCTCTGTACATATGTAACTTTGCCAATAGATGGCTTTCAGTTGCGCTTCAGAATGTTGGACTGggtgattttctttttccattTTCACAAAGCAGGCAGAAGTCCCCGTGTGTTTGAGACAGTGCCAGGCTTACACTTCCTATTGATAAGGCAGTCAAGGGGTACGTCATCCAGACTGGTGGTTTTGACCAAGTTACGTCCAACCGTGAGTTCCACAGTTGCGTTGGCTTGTAATGTCTTGCTCACCGCCGGCGAGTTCTAGGCAGCCTATGACCACCCGGGCAGTATTTGAGGTTGGTCAAGAAGGGCATGGTTGAGCAAAGTGCTTACCTGACCTGCCTGTCACACTCCATCGATTTAGCTTTGTGACATCCGCAATGTCTCCGATGGTTGCTGTGCCACTTTGCTTTCTGGCAGGCATCGTACCATAGTTACATCAGGTATGCCGACTTGGGTGCTACCTTTAGCATTTTGTCTCTGTTGATTTCTGATTTTGTGTTGGCGGGGAAACATTATTCTCAGTGTCTTTTGACTCCGTTTAGTGCCCGCTGTATTGACTTGTGAATTACTGAGAGCAAGTTGTGGGCCGGTCGGCCGAGATATCAAAACAGGCCAACGTCTAGACCCTCGAGGAAAGAAAGGGCACTTCGCAGTATAACGCTATTTTGGGGGCCCAGCGGTCATGTATGGGATGACACGAGGATCATATCCGCCTTTCTTCAACATTGCGCCTTTTGCATTTTCCAAAGGTGCAGAACGTAACGTCGATGGCCACAACAACGGTTTCTTTCTTGACCTGTCCACAAATAAAACTCGGCTGTCCTTCTAGTGGTATCCGTCTTGACCGCTCCTCGTGTGGAGGATATAAGTACAAGTATTGGTGTCACAGCAAACATCTTTTAGACTTGGCATATCTATCACACCGGAAAGATGTGCGTGGTAAATGATGGCAGAGCAAGATAAAAAGAGCGGATAACCCAGCTGCTCTGGGCCATACCATCAAAGAGAAACACCATCTCTTAACTGTCGACTTGCCCCGGAGTAACTCTTATCACCGTACGGTTTCTCAAGCACCTCACAGGCTCCATCTGAATATCAACAAAGCACGTGTGTTGAGCCGTCAACTGCGTTTGATACCCAGAGCTTCACCGGTGACAGTTTGCCAGGTATATATTCGTCCTCGTGTCTTCCCCTTCCATAGACTGACCTGACATCGCCAGAGACAAACCATTTCCATCAGAAGAACATTCAGAACGCACGATGTACTTCACCAACCTTCTTTCCCTAGTGGCTCTGGCCTCAGCCGGCCCCTCATCCATCAACTACCTCCACCAGctctccgccgccctcgTCAAACCAGCCAAACTCGTCCCCACAGCCCAGTTCAACTTTGCCCCGTATCAAGTCACCAGCATCGCCCTCGACTGCAAGCgccccaacaacaagacgAACTACTCTTGTGAACTTTACTGtaagcccccctccccccccttttccccctttacCCCTTCCCTATCTCGAtcatcccccatcccccctgaagtggtggtgctgacgGTGTGCTGTGGAAGTCGCCCTCCACGACCCCAACTCGGTCCGCGAAAACAACGTCACCTCCTGCAGCTGCCACCACACCTGGTCCTGGGACGGGGTGAACGGGTCCCTCAGCACGACCGACTGGCGGACCCCGGTGGCGGGGTACCAGCTTTGCTGGCGCGACGACTGGACTTTCTTCAAGTCGTCGGTCCCGAGCTTTGAGCACCCGGGGAATTTCAGCTTGGAGGTTGCGCATACGtatcatgatgatgagtaAGTTCTCTTCTCCGGGGGGGcgatgagggggtgggtaagaggaaaggggggtggggagaaAGGGGCTGATTCGATGGGGGGAAAATTAGGAACTTTACCGTGCCTTGGGACTATCCGACTACGATTGcgacgggggaggtgattATATATGAGTATTAtgagggggtgaagaagcaTGGGGATAAGATTTgcttgagggagatggggccGGTGAATGCGACTGTTGTGGGGATTTTGGACTAGAGtgagggatggggaagatgtTGAGAGGGTGTTCTTGGGGTAGGGGTAATGGAGAGGTTATTGGTGATGGGTatttgggtgggaggggtagATTGCCAATGGTCTGTATGACTTGGTGAAGGAACGGGAGTACGAAGAGTGTCTTCAGTCCTATCTTATCCGTCCCCGagatgtggtgatgatgcggTTGTATACTATGAAAGTCATGCTGAGATTTAGAGAAAGGTTAACTGTCACATGCCAGAGCCAGAGTGGGATATGTTTCCCGAGTCAGAATTTGACGATGAACACCACTGCCATTCTGTTTTTTAACAGGTCTGGGAGTTCTGTGGCAGTGTTTGATATCGTGATAATTAAGGATATCTCACATATTCATGAGTTGAAGATGCGAGTCTATCGAAACAACCATCCTGATTCTATTTCAAGAGCCTGTACCTACCCTCACCGCCTATCTCCAAGCTGAACCCTTTTTGATATCAAGTTTTCAAAGATCATCACTTCTCGTATTGAAAAAATGCTGGCGGTGGACTTTTCAGCAAGCCATGTTTGTTGCCGTCGTTGCCGTCGTTGTTGATGCTCACCCCCACTGAACCCTGAGGCTAGTGTAGTAGCGTTACGGAGCTTAGTGGCCTATATTTAGAACTTGGCTTCTGGGCTGAGTGAGTGGGCCCACATCTTTCCTAGCAAGCACAGAAGAGGGCTTTGACCTGGAGTAGAATGGAAGCTTGTCCAAGTTGTTGGCACATGAAAAAGATGCAGGATatcaaaaaggggggagagcAAGCGTCTGAAAGGAGTGGTGATCTGCGTGGTGAGGGTTTCTTTTTAGGCGACCGTTTTGTTCTTGGCTTTTTGGATGGAGGGGCAGTGAGATATGGCGGAATGCTACTGATAACCAACGAGATTTGATGCTGTGGGAGATATGTACGGTAGATTGGAAGGAAATGATGGGGAGCTGTGATATGTTGCTCAATCTCTCTTGTATGCAGTGTTATAGTGGGTTGAGATCCTATCCCCGAGTTGAGGATACTTGGTACGGAGTAAGGGTTCTGTACACAGGCGTTTAGGTATGGCGGGGGCGGCACAGCTTGCTGTAGTGCcgatggggtgggtggtggaagagaggCACAGATGGAGAGCAGAGGGTATCAATGCTGTGGAACAAACGGACTTCAGGTTGGCAGGTGTTGGGTATGATTGGTCTTTTTTCGAATCAAGATAGGTAAAGTCCAAGATGgttcggtggtgaggagaggTTGTAGTGAGGCATCGTCACTTGAAGCCCAAGGTTGGTGAAAGAAACCACTTTTTGGCGCATATCTGATATGCTGCTCGTCAACCTGAGGCAGAATACTGCAGACGGAATTAATTCCTTGATTGCCAACCTGCATCGTTTATTGAAGAGAACACAGACCAACTGCATGATAACATGGAAAGCGTCAAGAGGTTCGAATCGTTCTGAAAAGACAGAACACAGCCCCGCTAGGCGTGAGAGGAGCTCCCCTTGAGCCCCTGTTCCCTGTCCTCTTGGAAGGCTGACGCCGCCAAATCATTGGACCTCCGTGCGGCTGCACCCTGCACGTCCGGCGCACCTGTTTGAGGGGCACGTCCACCGGGCAGTCTCGACAAGTGCATCAGCATCTTTGGGATGCCATTTCGTCTCATctcattcccctcctccacttgcTTCGGCCTGTCATCGCTACGGATACACTACGCAGATAACGCTGCGTAATTGTTTGCTTTTGTTGACCCTGGATTGCCCTTCAGGTTGCTACCTTGCTTCCTTGTTCCTTGCTACCCCAAGCCCCAGCTCTGTCTGGCGTTGCGCTTGCTCTTTGCTTGGCCATCGTCACGCATCAGAAGGGTCACTCTGAGGTCGAGTCTGCGGCTTTTAGACATTGCGCACTCACCTTTCATCCCGTCTTTTGGCTGTTAGACCCCGCTGCCAGCGCCACACCGTCCGGCTCCCGGCGTGTGCTTTGTCGCAAACCAAATCACCGGCACAAACACTTTGGACGGCCACACTCGCTTCTCCTCGCCAGCAGCGCAATAATGCCGTCCAGGAGTTATCCATGGTCTGGCAAGAACAATCGCTCTCAGCATAACCTCGTCGGCACCACAGCCGCCGAGGACGCTGGACAATCAGGGCAGCAGCCATCAGTCCCCGGATCagctgtgacgaaccccCCGAGTGCGGGTGGGAGCGCTGCTGCAAACCCCCCCTCAGCCTCGCCCAACCCGACCTTCAGCTCTAGCGAATCCTTTCAGCACgacaccagcaacaaccggtcaagccatcaacaacctccaccgcctcccccccatctgGTCAGTATTTACGGGCAGTCCTGCCGGCCCTCTTGTCTCTTTCTGACCTCCTTCTGTTACAGCTGCAGCACTCCAACAGTGTCTCGGGGGCAGCATTTGACTCGCGCCCGCCACGGGAGCACGATTACGCTGACCAGGTCTCGCGCTCCCAATCCCAACGCTATCCCCAGATCTCCCCCGTGACGACccaacttcaccatcaccacccccagcaacagcagcaccaacaacaacaacatcagcagcagcagcagcagcagcagggtcAGCAGCAATCCCAACACTCGCCGCGCCACTCGCACCCGTTCGGATCCGGGTCTGCTGAGGATCTCTCGGCCGCGGGCGGACAAAGCATCTCGTCCCCCATAACTGGACCCCCGCAACCCCTCTTTagccagcaacagcagcaacccccgCCAGCACCACAAAAGCAAAAGTCGTCCACTCGCAAGCTGGTCAAGAACATCTTCAGTCGCGACCACGCACCTCAGGTTCCGCAAAACAATTACAACAGTCCTCCCGGCGTTAACCGTAGAAATTCGAAGCGCGTGAGCCTTCCcccgccagcaccaccaagccTCCGGACTGGTCTCACCCAGGTGTCCCAAGTCTCGCTCGACCAGCAACAGCTCGATTGGCAGAACCAGGcgcctccatctcaaccaTCCCCATTGCAAGGCGTAGGAGACTTCCGCGAGTCGTACGTGATTGACGGATCTGACCAAGAGTTACACCTGCAGAACCCCCACGATATCCAACAGCATCCCACCATACGGCCTGTTCCCCCTTCGGACTCGGACAACTCGCCTTACTCGGCTGACGAAAGTGCATACCGTCAGCATCAGGGCCACTTTCAGCACAACGACCACACACCGCCCGAGCAGCAATACGGGCAGGCCATCTTCGAACCGCAACCCAACCAGCAATTGTCCCCTCAttcgcaacaacaacaacagcaccctcacctccaacagcagcagcaacagcagcagcagtaccACTATTCAAGCCCGCAGCAGTCGCAATACCAGAGCGGATTTAGTGGACATCTAGCCAATCCCCAACAGCAGAATCCCGAGACGATTTCGCAACTGTCGCATGAGTCTCCTGTTACCGACTCAGACCAGCGTTCGGCGTCGAACATCCAAGCTCAGAGTTCGCAGACGTCCTCGGCGGTAAGCTACCCACATCAGGCGCAGGATATCCCCGGCCGGCCGAATCCACAATCGGCGGCGCAAGGTCAAGCCccgcagcaacaaccacagtcCATGGCTCCACCCACGGGCGGACAACCCCCGGCACGACGATCCCAAGAGGCAGACAAAGGACTACGGGACCTTGCCCAAGCCCCGCCTGGGCCACCGCCCAGCTATCGCCAGAGCCAGCAACCCAACATGAACAACCCCTTACCACAGCCTCCTAATGCCCCTGGGGCGAATCCGGCTTTCCGGACGAGCAATGTACCAGATAGACAGTTTGACGGGCCAGGGGATATTGCAGGTCGCAAcagccctcaacctccaccaagTGACCGTGGAGAAGACCCAGATAAGGCGTTTAAAGACCTTTGTACGACCAGTTGTACTCTCCTATTCCGGCCTGTGCAAACTCAGCTAACCATGCAATAGTGACCAAGTACAAGAATGTAAAGCGTCTCTATTTTGacgggaagaaggagattgagcAATTGAGTGGCCAAGTTGAGCAACTTCAAAACGCCATTGCCAACCAGCGAATGTCTCAGAGCCGAACCTCTCTCGACGATAGCGAGTACTCGACCCGCTTTAACCGCCTCAATGGCGCCATCAATAACCTCTCGTTCAACATTCGAAAGGACTGGCAATCACTTCCGCAGTGGCTAGTCCCCTATGTTAGCCCAGAAGCGCTCAAGACGGGCAAACAAGAGATGACAGCTGTTGGGCGGGCAGTAATAACCCGGTGGCTCGTAGAAGAGATCTTCAACCGGTGTTTTCACCCAGGTCTCGAGCCTGAGCTGAGTCGGCAGCTGAAGATGATTGAGCGGAACATTAGAAACTTTAGCTACACGTTGAGCAGTCAAGAGGAGTATGATGCGCTGACGAGCAAGGTGGTGAGCTGGCGCATGGCTACGCTGGAAGGGTTGCAAGACGCTCTGCGCAGTGGGGAGGCGGTGAACTACAAGGCCGACTTCACTCGGCGAGCGACGACGGACCTGACGGCATCTCTGTTTCACCATTTGTCGAACCCACCGCCGCCTGGCGTAGATGGCAGTGCCAGTATGATTGTGGAGCTAGCCGTGGGCATTGCGGCCAACCTGCCGCTGGAGAGCCGCGATGTTGCCATCACCTATCCACTGCCGGAGTCACCTATTCAGCCGGACATCATGGAGGTTGAGAAGCAAGGGCTTCCGGCTCTGGAGGCCCGGCCGGCAGAGGGAGATGACGAGGGTGCAGGTGATGAGAAAGAGGGCGGAGGAAAAGACAAAGATGCCCGGCGCAATGACAAGTCCAGAGCGGGCATGTTGAGCGTGCTAGGCGGAGGTGGGAGCACGCCGGGGAGCAGAAAGGGGAGTGTCGTGGATGCGAACCAGATTGCACCACCGTCCAAGGACGGTGGCAAGGTTCGCTTTGCCGGGTtcgttgctgttgaggtCAGGGGTCGCCAGGTGCTGATTAAGGCTCCGGTCTGGACGCT of Podospora pseudopauciseta strain CBS 411.78 chromosome 7 map unlocalized CBS411.78m_7, whole genome shotgun sequence contains these proteins:
- a CDS encoding uncharacterized protein (COG:S; EggNog:ENOG503P5E4); the encoded protein is MPPPKSTQNEYLLPMKEAPAAKTMSSRLMTMKFMQRGAALSAAANNNSPTTPVSATTPTPATPKAAGNDNDNDNDITSSSKRRKYSHAPSFASTAAPQPPLYDQAAIQAAIEEEEKKRIAAVERRAAELGDSHWVLEGVNTGVKKGAKKPLNVVQVGFAQIDYGSSRIAYSGVEDDNPFEEGSAGAAPPLMRFNMKKAEAPKIKSDESSSSDNSDSDSGSVSDDSDSDSSSDEKKTTKNRQQPRGRQQNTNDSASRKRGRSSTLSTKKAEEQKRAQELASQRRKKEVKLNRLSSISGAGGLSSISGGGGLSSPKTSLANMTCHGCGKLGHKNADCPNKRRR
- a CDS encoding uncharacterized protein (EggNog:ENOG503P5RA; COG:C), yielding MFALRMRAVAQGMPRQLSKRSFTATARQLESTTVPTKGDEKVPQVTGGPAPTTVQQAPNRTEVWSRTQRPRADAMTGPRFEQTDLENQPRPWAAIELIHKEPVRWTHDRVVACDGGGGPAGHPKVYINLDKAEITPCGYCGLPFANEHHRKHLESLPQTSYPLA
- a CDS encoding uncharacterized protein (EggNog:ENOG503PH4G), which produces MYFTNLLSLVALASAGPSSINYLHQLSAALVKPAKLVPTAQFNFAPYQVTSIALDCKRPNNKTNYSCELYFALHDPNSVRENNVTSCSCHHTWSWDGVNGSLSTTDWRTPVAGYQLCWRDDWTFFKSSVPSFEHPGNFSLEVAHTYHDDENFTVPWDYPTTIATGEVIIYEYYEGVKKHGDKICLREMGPVNATVVGILD
- a CDS encoding uncharacterized protein (EggNog:ENOG503NXEN; COG:S); its protein translation is MPSRSYPWSGKNNRSQHNLVGTTAAEDAGQSGQQPSVPGSAVTNPPSAGGSAAANPPSASPNPTFSSSESFQHDTSNNRSSHQQPPPPPPHLLQHSNSVSGAAFDSRPPREHDYADQVSRSQSQRYPQISPVTTQLHHHHPQQQQHQQQQHQQQQQQQQGQQQSQHSPRHSHPFGSGSAEDLSAAGGQSISSPITGPPQPLFSQQQQQPPPAPQKQKSSTRKLVKNIFSRDHAPQVPQNNYNSPPGVNRRNSKRVSLPPPAPPSLRTGLTQVSQVSLDQQQLDWQNQAPPSQPSPLQGVGDFRESYVIDGSDQELHLQNPHDIQQHPTIRPVPPSDSDNSPYSADESAYRQHQGHFQHNDHTPPEQQYGQAIFEPQPNQQLSPHSQQQQQHPHLQQQQQQQQQYHYSSPQQSQYQSGFSGHLANPQQQNPETISQLSHESPVTDSDQRSASNIQAQSSQTSSAVSYPHQAQDIPGRPNPQSAAQGQAPQQQPQSMAPPTGGQPPARRSQEADKGLRDLAQAPPGPPPSYRQSQQPNMNNPLPQPPNAPGANPAFRTSNVPDRQFDGPGDIAGRNSPQPPPSDRGEDPDKAFKDLLTKYKNVKRLYFDGKKEIEQLSGQVEQLQNAIANQRMSQSRTSLDDSEYSTRFNRLNGAINNLSFNIRKDWQSLPQWLVPYVSPEALKTGKQEMTAVGRAVITRWLVEEIFNRCFHPGLEPELSRQLKMIERNIRNFSYTLSSQEEYDALTSKVVSWRMATLEGLQDALRSGEAVNYKADFTRRATTDLTASLFHHLSNPPPPGVDGSASMIVELAVGIAANLPLESRDVAITYPLPESPIQPDIMEVEKQGLPALEARPAEGDDEGAGDEKEGGGKDKDARRNDKSRAGMLSVLGGGGSTPGSRKGSVVDANQIAPPSKDGGKVRFAGFVAVEVRGRQVLIKAPVWTLA